One Phycisphaerae bacterium genomic region harbors:
- a CDS encoding P-II family nitrogen regulator, which yields MKLIIAMIQPHKLNDVKQALFRAEVHKMTVSNVLGAGQQKGFTEMYRGVIEEVNLLKKVRLEIAVNEDFVEPTVNAIIEGARTGDIGDGKIFVLDLPDCIRIRTGERGSEAIG from the coding sequence ATGAAGCTGATTATAGCGATGATCCAACCGCACAAGCTCAACGACGTCAAGCAGGCCCTCTTCCGGGCGGAAGTGCACAAGATGACGGTGAGCAACGTCCTGGGCGCGGGCCAGCAGAAGGGATTCACCGAGATGTACCGCGGCGTGATCGAGGAGGTCAACCTGCTCAAGAAGGTCCGCCTCGAAATCGCGGTCAACGAGGACTTCGTCGAGCCGACCGTCAACGCCATCATCGAAGGGGCCCGCACGGGCGATATCGGCGACGGCAAGATCTTCGTACTCGACCTGCCGGACTGCATTCGCATCCGCACCG